GCCGGGAAGCTCAAGGAGTTGATATGCCGGGGCACCGTCAAGCAGCTGGCCAACGAGGCCCGCAAGCCCGGTTCGTTCACGTGGTCCTGGGCCAAGGACACCAAGCGCCGGCCCCTGCTGGAGGCCAGGCGCGTCGAGGCGCCGGCCACCCGCTGAACACCGCATCGAACGGATGATCAGATCTGACACCCATCAGCGAACGAGAGGGCGGGACATGAGCGACCGCGCCACCGACCTGGCGACCGAGGCGTTCGTCGCCCACCGCAACCTGCTCTTCACCGTCGCGTACGAGATGCTCGGATCGGCGGCCGACGCGGAGGACGTCCTCCAGGAGACCTGGCTGCGCTGGGTCGAGGTCGACGTGGAGCAGGTACGTGACCAGCGCGCCTACCTGGTCCGGATCACGACCCGGCAGGCGCTCAACCGGCTGCGCACGATGAGCCGCCGCAAGGAGGCGTACGTCGGCCCGTGGCTGCCCGAGCCGCTGCTCACCGCGCCGGACGTGGCCGAGGACGCCGAGCTCGCCGAGAGCGTGTCGATGGCGATGATGCTCGTCCTCGAGACGCTTTCGCCGACGGAGCGCGCCGTCTTCGTGCTGCGCGAGGCTTTCGACGTCAGCTACGAGGAGATCGCGGCGGCCGTCGACAAGAGCCCCGCGGCCGTCCGCCAGATCGCGCACCGCGCGCGCCGGCACGTCGATGCCCGCCGTCCTCGCGAGGTGGTCTCCCCGAGCCAGACCCGGGCGGTCCTGGAGTCGTTCCGGCGGGCGCTCTCCACAGGGGACGTGCAGGGCCTCCTTGCCGTACTGGCCCCTGGGGCCGTCCTGGTGAGCGACGGCGGCGGCATCAAGCAGGCCGCGCCGCGGCCGATCGTCAGCGCGGACAAGGTGGCCCGCTTCATCATCGGCGGCGCCGGCAAGAAAGGAGCCGCGCTCACCAGCGACCCCACCGTGGTCAACGGCAACCCGGCGCTCGTCCTGCGGCTGGACGGGGAGATCGACGGCGTCCTGGCGATCCGTGTCGAGGACGGCCGTATCACCGGCCTCTACTACGTCCGCAACCCCGAGAAGCTGTCCCGCGTCGAATCCGAGACCGCGCTCACTCTGCGGTGAACGCCTGAACTGCGGTGGCCGAGCAGCCGCGGTCGGCGTAAGGGTTCTTACGCCGACCGGGCAGGGTCACACCGGCGAGCCGACCGCCCCCGTGGGCTGCGGACCCCCGTCCCCCAGCCCACGGCCGAGGCAGACCGGCTCCCGGCGCATCGCGCCCCCGGCAAGGGGGCGCACCTCCCGTGCTCAGCGAGCTAGACGTGAAACGTCGAGCACTTGAGCACCGATGCATCTAGCGGACTAGATGGCTGGATGAACATACGTCGTCTCACATGCGCCCTGTCAAGCGACCGGCACGATGCACATGCGGCAACGTGCCGCGGGTCACTTTCACGGGAGTGCGCCAGCCGGGTAGACGGACTTCGTTGCACTGTGTGGCGAGATCCATCTAGGCCGGTAGATAATGAGGATGTGGTTCAGCAGTGGACCACGAAGTCCAGCAGGAGACGGGAGCAGTGACGGTGATGGGCGAGGAGACCCCCACCGGCCGGCGGGACACCATGGGCGACCGCCTCGGTTTCCTGATCGAGACGATCCACCCGGCGGGCCGCGGTCCGTACACGTACCAAGAGATCGCCGACGGCACGAGGCAGCTGCCCGGCCCCTCCGTCTCGCACGGCACGGTCCAGACCATCCGCTTGAACAACAATCCGAACCCCGGTATCGACTCGATCCGCGCGATCGCCAACTTCTTCGGCGTCACCGTCGGATACCTCGCCGACGGCGAGAACGCCGACGCGATCGAGCAGCGCATCGAGGAGAGGATCTCGCGGCTGCGCGAGGAGATGGACAAGGCCGCCGCGGCCGACGAGTTCGCCCAGGTCCTGGAGGACGAGCAGGTCAAGGCTGCGGCCTTCCGCCTCAGCGGACTGTCCGCCGGGTCCATGAGGTCCGTCACCGGTCTGATCAAGCAGCTCCGGAAAGCCGAAGGGCTTCCGGACGTGAAGCCCCGCCGTCGCCGCCCCAAGGAATCGTGAGGCGAGATTCAGCCACGCGACCCGCATGAACAAGCGAGTTTCAGTCTGTCGAGACACCCTTTTTCCGCCACTGCACGCTTCCGGCTACCCTCGAGCCGATCAGGAGTGCGAAGCAGGCGAGCGGCACGGAGCAGTTGAGCTCCGCGCCGGGGACAGCTGACGTGCGGGGAGAGCAACTATGCGCTGGTGGAAGCGCGCCGATGCGGAGTGCACCACCGTTGCGGACCGACTCGTCATCCCCCAGCCGTTCGACCTCGGGGTGTTCTGCGCAGGCATAGCCGAGCAGCGTGGCCGGCCACTGATCCTGCTGCCCCTCGACGGGCCTCCCGACCCGGCCCTGCCGTGCGGGATCTGGCTCGGCCTGGAGGTCGCCGACCTCGTCTTCTACGATGCCGTCGCGGCCGAGATCCTCAAGGTGCAGATCGTCCTCCACGAGATCTCCCACATGCTGCTCGGGCATGTCGCCCCCGAGCTCGAGCTGCCGCAACAGCCGTCGCAGGGCGAGATCGCCCGCGCCTCCGAGCACTTCCACCGCCTGCTGACACGTACGCAGACGACCGTCTCCGGTCTCGACCGCCCCGACCTTCCCGTGGCCTCGATCATCCGCACCGAGGCGGCCCGGATCAGGACCGTGGCCCGCATGACCGAATCCATCGACGAGGAACTCGGCCTCGACATCGGCCGCCTGGCGCACCTCATGGGGCGCAGCAAGTTCGCGAGCCCGCAGGAGCGACAGGCGGAGACCCTGGCCACGCTCATCCACGAGCGGGCCGGCCGCTATACGGCGCAGTCGACTTCCGGCGAGGCCGAGGACCGTCTCGTACGCCTCCATGACGCCCTCGGGCACCCCGTTCGAAACACGTGGTCGTGAAGTGAAACACCTCGAAATCGCCGTCTTGATCATGCTCTGGGCGGTGACGATCTGGCGGGTCCCCTCGGCCGTTCGAACCGTCAAGCAACGAGCTCTGTGGAGGGCGTTCGCCGCCCTGACCCTCTCCATGACGCTCCGCCTCCCCGGGCTGATGCACGCCTTGGACGACCGGGCAGGGGTCAACAACCTGTCCACCCTCGTCAAGCACTGGCTGGGTGTGATCGCGGCCGGCGCGGTCGTCGACTTCGTCGTCGCCATCGCCCGGCCGGAAACCGGCGCCGGCGGCCGGCTGCGCGCCCGCCACTACGTCGCGTTGACCGCGATGGCGGCCATGGCGGTGCTCTTCGCCTTCTTCGTCCCGCGGCACCACGAGATGACCGAGTTCTTCGAGGAGAGCGCGGGCAACGGCTGGGCCACGGTCTACTACCTCGTCTTCGTCACCTACCTCGGCATCGCGATGGCCACCGCCACCTGGCTCTTCTGGGGCAGCGCGCGGCACGCCAGCGCCCGATGGCTCCGGACCGGCGTACGCCTCATGGGCATCGGGACCGCCGTCGGCGTCCTCTACACCCTGGTGCGGTCCGGGTACATGACGAGCCGCCTCGTCGGCCTCACCGACAGCACCGGCGACATCGCGGTCGACAACGCCACCGACGCCCTGAAGTACGTCGCGATCGGCTTCATCCTCGTCGGAAGCAGCATCCCCGCGTTCGGCGTGGCCTGGCGCACCGTCCAGGACGGCCGCCACCACCGCCGGCTCCGGCCGCTCTGGCAGGACCTGACCGCCGTCACTCCCGACATCGTCCTCAAGACCGGACTCCTGCGCAGCCCGCGCCTGCGGCTGTACCGGCGGGTGATCGAGATACGTGACGCCGCCCTGGCCCTCGACGCGTACGCCGACGACGGCGTACGCGAGCGTGCGCACAGCGCCGCGCGGCAGGCAGGGTTCGACCCGGCGACGAGCCCGGCGGCCGAAGCCCTCTGGATGCGGGCCGCACGCGAAGGCAAGGCCCGCGGCGCCCTGCCCGCCGCAAGCACCCAGGAGCCGGGCACCGTCGGAATCGACGACCTCGACTTCGCCACCGAGGTGTCGAGGCTCGTCCAGCTCGCCCGGGTCTACCACTCCCCCGTGGCCGACGACTTCCTCACCGCGACCAGCGCGGAGGCAACGGCGTGACGACCGCGATGACGCCGACCACCCGGACCGGCGAGTCCCGGGCCGCCCGCCTGATCACCGACGGGCTCGACCCCAAGACCTGGATCATCGCCGACACCGTCCTCATCGGCTGGCACACCGGCCGGCTCGCCGGGATCGGATGGGGCCTCCTCGGCTGCCTGTTCGCCGCGGCCATTCCGCTGGCCTTCATCAAGTTCGGCATCCGCCGCGGCCGCTGGGCCGACCGGCACGTCGGCCAGCGGCGTCAGCGCATCATCGTGATGACCTTCGTCACCGGCTCGGTCGCCACCGGTATCGCGCTGCTGTGGGCCTTCGGCGCCCCCCGGGCCATGATCGCGCTGATCTCGGCCATGCTGGTCACGCTCGCGGCCCTCCTCGCCGTGACCCCTGCGTGGAAGATCAGCGTGCATGCAGCCGTCTCCTGCGGAAGCGTCGCCATGCTCGCCATGACGTACGGGCCCTGGGCGCTCCTCGCCTACCCCCTGGTCGCCGTCGTCGGCTGGTCCCGGGTCGAGCTCAAGGACCACACCGTTGCCCAGGTTCTGGTGGGCGCCGGCGTGGGCGGGGCCGTCGCGGCCGGCACCTTCGCGCTGGTCCGATAGGCGACCCGGGCCGGCGCGGCGCGTTCGCCCGCGGCCCGGCCGACCCGGCCTCAGGTGCGGCCCTCGCCCTCCTGGGCGGTCTTGAGCTCCGGCGCGTCCGCCGCCCAGTCCGCCAGGACCACCTTGAAGCCTTCGGCGCGGGCGGCCTGGCAGACGAGCTCGTCGTCGTCCACGAGCATCCGCAGCTCCCGGCCCCGGGCGATCCGCCGCAGCACCTCCAGCTTGGTGGTCCGGGCCGGCCTGCGGTCCTGGTTCCCGCGCATCCACACCCTCCCCTGCGGCAGCCCGTGCCGGGTCAGCCACTCCTCCGTGTCCGCGCGGCACCGCTCCGGGCGCCCGGTCAGGTACACGACCTCGCAGTCGGCCGCCTGTTCCACCGCCAGCGCCACCCCGCGCGCGAGCGGCGGGTCGGCCGGGGCCGCGCCGAAGAAGCCGTCCCAGTCCCGGGGGCGGCGCTCCAGGAAGTGCTGGCGGTGGTCGGTGTCGGCCAGGGTGTTGTCGATGTCGAAGACGGCCAGCGGCCGACGGTGGTTGCTGTCGCTCATGCGGGTCAGAGTAGGCAGGGAATCCTTTCGGCGCGCATGCGTTACAGCCCTGTGTGATCCGGAAACTCTCCATCCTCGACCGGTCCCGCACCCGTGAGGGGCACCCGCCCCCGCAGGCCCTGCGCGACACCGTGGAGCTCGCCCGCGCGGCGGAGCGGCTCGGCTACCACCGCTTCTGGGTGTCCGAGCACCACAGCGTCCCCGGGGTCGCAGGCTCCGCGCCGACCGTACTGGCCGCCGCCGTCGCCGGGGCCACGCAGCGGATCCGGGTCGGCACCGGCGGGGTGATGCTGCCCAACCACCAGCCGCTCGTGGTCGCCGAGCAGTTCGGGGTCCTGGAGTCACTGTTCCCGGGCCGGATCGACATGGGGCTCGGCCGCTCCGTCGGCTTCACCGGCGGGATCCGCCGGGCGCTGGGCCGCGACACCGGGGACGCCGACCGGTTCGAGGAGCAGCTGGCGGAGCTGCTGGGCTGGCTCGACGGCAGCCAGCGGGCGCATCCCGAGGTGCACGCCCACCCGGCGCAGGGGCTGCGGATTCCGGCGTACGTGCTGGCCACCGGCGAGGGCGCCGGGATCGCGGCCCGGGCCGGGCTGCCGGTGGTGGTGGGCGACCTGCGGGCCCGGGGGCGGGCCGCGGAGATCATCGGGCGCTACCGCGAGGAGTTCCGCCCCTCGGCCGGCGGCTCGCAGCCGTACGTGGTGGTCTCCGGGACGGTGGCGGTGGCGCCGACTGCGCAGGAGGCCCGGCGCATCCTCATCCCGGAGGCCTGGTCCCTCGCGTACTCCCGCACCCGGGGCAGCTTTCCGCCGCTGCGCCCGGCGCAGGAGGTGGAAGCCCTGGCCATGACCCCGAAGGAGCGGGAGCTGTACGAGGGAGGGCTCGCCGGGCACATCCACGGCACCGAAGAGCAGGTCGCGGCGGAGCTCGCCGAGGTGGCCGAGCTGACGGGTGCGGACGAGCTGCTGGTCACCACGTCCACGTACGACCGCGCAGCGCTGCTGGATTCCTTCGAGCGGCTGGCCCGGGTGGCCGGGCTCTGATCGGGGGCGGTCCGCAGACGCCGCCCGTACGCACGGCCCGTACGCACGGCCCGTACGCGCCGCCCGTACGCGTGGCCCGTAAACTGGGGCGAATGCACCACTCCACCGCCTCCGCACCCCAGGCCCGCCCCGATTCCTTCGTACGGGTGCGGGGTGCCCGGGAGCACAACCTGCGCGACGTCGACGTGGACATCCCGCGCGACGCCCTGACCGTGTTCACCGGGGTCTCCGGCTCCGGGAAGAGTTCGCTGGCCTTCGGCACGCTCTACGCCGAGGCCCAGCGCCGGTACTTCGAGTCGGTGGCCCCGTACGCCCGCCGCCTGATCCACCAGATCGGCGCCCCGAAGGTGGACTCCGTCACCGGGCTGCCGCCCGCCGTCTCGCTGGAGCAGCGGCGCTCCTCCCCCGGCTCACGGTCCTCGGTCGGGACGGTGACCCTGCTGTCCAACTCCCTGCGGATGCTGTACTCCCGCGCCGGAACCTATCCGCCGGGCGCCGAACGGCTCGACTCCGACGCCTTCTCCCCCAACACCGCGGCCGGGGCCTGCCCGGCCTGCCACGGCCTCGGCAGCATCCACCGCACCAGCGAGGAACTCCTCGTACCGGACCCCGAGCTGTCGATCCGCCAGGGGGCGATCGCCGCCTGGCCAGGCGCCTGGCAGGGCAAGAACCTCCGGGACGTCCTGGAGGTGCTCGGGTACGACGTGGACGCGCCCTGGCGGGAGTTGGCTGCGAAGGACCGCGAGTGGATCCTGTTCACCGAGGAGCAGCCGGTGGTCACGGTGCACCCGGTACGGGACGCGGACCGGATCCAACGGCCGTACCAGGGCACCTACATGAGCGCCCACCGCTATGTGATGCGGACCTTCTCGGACAGCAAGAGCGCCACGCTGCGCGCCCGCGCCGAGCGGTTCCTCGCCGATTCCCCGTGCCCGGTGTGCGCGGGGCGGCGGCTGGGACCTGCGGCGCTGGCCGTGACGTTCGCGGGCCGTACGATCGCCGAGCTGGCGGCGCTGCCGCTGACCGCCCTGGACGGCGTACTGGCCTCCGCGGCCCCGGACGGGGAGGCGGCCCGGGTGCTCGCCGAGGACCTGCGGTCCCGCATCGGGCCCGTCGTGGAGCTCGGGCTCGGCTACCTGAGCCTGGACCGCACCGCGCCGACCCTGTCGGCGGGCGAGCTGCAGCGGCTCAGGCTGGCCACGCAGCTGCGGTCCGGGCTGTTCGGGGTCGTGTACGTACTGGACGAGCCGTCGGCGGGGCTGCACCCGGCCGACACGGAGGCACTGCTCGGCGTACTGGACCGGCTCAAGGCGGCGGGGAACACGGTGTTCGTCGTGGAGCACCACCTGGACGTGGTGCGGCATGCGGACTGGCTGGTGGACGTGGGCCCGCTGGCCGGGGAGCACGGCGGGCGGGTGCTGTACAGCGGGCCGCCGCAGGAGCTGGCCGGTGTGGCCGGATCGGCGACCGCGCGCCACCTGTTCGCGGCGCGCGAGCCGGAGCCGGGGCCGGGGCGGGAGGTGCGGGAGGCGAGCGGTGCGGTCCGGCTCACCGGTGTCGAGCGGCACAACCTGCGGGGCGTGGACGCGGAGTTCCCGCTCGGGGTGTTCACTGCCGTGACCGGGGTGTCGGGCTCGGGCAAGTCCACGCTGGTGGGTCAGGTGCTCGCCCGGGAGGTCGGCGAGCGGCTGGCGGATCCGGGGTATCCGGTGCGGCGGCTGGTGGAGGTGGACCAGAAGCCGATCGGCCGCACGCCGCGGTCCAACCTGGCCACGTACACGGGGCTGTTCGACGTGGTGCGCAAGCTGTTCACGGCGGCCCCGCAGGCGCGGGCGCGCGGCTGGAAGGCGGGCCGGTTCTCCTTCAACGTGCCGGGCGGCCGGTGCGAGACCTGCCAGGGCGAGGGCTTCGTCTCGGTGGAGCTGCTGTTCCTGCCGAGTACGTACGCGCCGTGCCCGGAGTGTGCCGGGGCCCGGTACAACACCGAGACCCTGGAGGTGCGGTACGAGGGGCTGAACATCGCGGAGGTGCTGGGGCTGACGGTGGAGTCCGCGGCCGCGTTCTTCGCGCAGGTCCCGGCGGCGGCGCGCAGCCTGCGGGCGCTGGAGGACATCGGGCTGGGCTATCTGCGGCTGGGGCAGCCGGCCACGGAGCTGTCGGGCGGCGAGGCACAGCGGATCAAGCTGGCCACGGAGCTCCAGCGCCGGCGCCGCGACCACACCCTGTACGTACTGGACGAGCCGACGACGGGGCTGCATCCGGCCGATGTGCGGGTGCTGCTGCGGCAGTTGCACGGGCTGGTGGACGCCGGGCACTCGGTGGTGGTCGTCGAGCACGACATGGAGGTGGTGGCGGGCGCGGACTGGGTGATCGACCTGGGCCCGGGCGGCGGCGCCGACGGCGGCCGGATCGTCGCGGCGGGTCCGCCCGCGCGGGTGGCCCGGGAGGCGGCGAGCCGCACCGCCCCCTACCTCGCCCGTGCGCTGGATCCGGGATCCCGGTAGGACCGCCCGCCTCCGGGGAGCAGGCTGAAGACGGCGACGCTCGCGGCCCACACCAAGCCCAGTCCGAACAGCACGAGCAGCAGCCACGGCCAGCCACCGCGGACCTGTTCCAGCTCCCAGGCCCGGAGCTGCACCTTGCAGTGCGCGGTCACCGCGTCGTCGGTCATGCCGCACAGCGGCTCGGGTTCGGCCGCGGACGCGACCGTCGCCTGTTCCTGGCCCGTGGGCGTGCGGGGCGCCACGAGTTCGGGGTGGGCGTCGAGCCAGGTGGTGAAGGTGTCGCGCATGGCTGCGTGGCCGCGTTCGTTCGGGTGCAGGCTGTTGTGGAGCCACTTGGCGGGGCTGAAGCGCTGCGAGGCGAGCCCGTTGACCGTCTCGATGCCCACGAAATTGACTCCGGCCGCGCCTTTTCTGCGCTCGCACAGCTGGAGCCGGTGCGTGGCGAAGCTGTCCTTCATGTCGGCCATGTACGTGATGCCCGCCGTGTCGGCCGCCTGGCGCACCGTGGTGTCGATCTGTTCCACGAACGTGCGGATGAAATCGCGCTCGGCCTTCGTGAGGGCCACTCCGGAGCAGCTGCCGGCCGCGGCGATCGGCTGCGGGTAGGGCACGGCCACGATGGGCACGTCGGCGGGCACCGCCTGCCGCAGGGAGCGGTAGGTCGCGATGAGGTCCTGGCGGACCTTCGGCAGGTTGTTCACGAACAGGGGCCTGCGGGTCTCGCAGTCGCCGGGGGCGAGGCACGCCTCTCCGAGGATGGCGAATCCGGCGTCGTTGCCGCCCAGCGCAACGATGACGAGGGCCGGGTGGAACGTGGACGCCAGGCTGTTCAGCTGGTCGAGCTGGGTGGCCGGTTCGCCCGGCTGCACGCGAGAGTGGCCGGCTCCGGAGCGGGGGTTGACGTTGTAGGTCCGCGCGCCGGAACAGGCGAGGAACAGCATGCGGTCGAACCGCGGGCCGGCGGCGGCGAGTCCGACCGCATAGGCGGAGGGCGAGCGCCGGCACTCGTTGCCGCCGCCGTCGTCGGTTCCCTCGTAGTAGCTGCTCGCGCCCTCGCCCGACATGTAGGAGTCGCCCAGGGCCACCAGGACGCGCTGCCCTCCCGCAGGGTCGAGCGCCTGGGGGAGGCGGTGCTCCGGGGGCGCCGCCGCGAGGAGGCAGAGCCCCGCGAGGACCAGGGCGACGTCGGCATGCGTGTTGGAGACGATCGCCGCCAGCAGGAGCAGCGCCGCCGCGACGAGCACCGCGGCCGGCACCCGGTCCTGCTGTACGAGCCACAGGCAGGACAGGACGACTCCGGCGGTGACGACGAGGCCCAGGATCCCGACGACTCCCACACCGGCCCCCGGTCCCGCGGCGGAGCGCCGGGTCCGCAAGAGGCGTACACCCCATTCGGACAGGAGGTTGAGGCCGAGCGGGAGGAGCACGAAGAGGGCCGCGCCGAGGGTGATGAGCAGGCCGGTGTAGAGACCGCCCTTGGCCCTGGGCAACACGAGGGCTGCGATGACCGCCACCAGCGCGGTCAGGGCCATCAGGGCCACGCCCCACAGCACCAGGGGCCTCCTCGGCCGGCCCGGATCGATTCCCCGCCACGCCTCGACGAACCAGCCCAGACCGAGCAGCAGGAGCACCGACCCGACGAGCGGCAGGGCGTCCCCCTCCACTCCCACCAGATGGAGGACGAGCACCACCACTCCGGCGGTGCTCAGCAGGCCGGCCGCCCGCAGCAGCCACCGCGGGATGCGCCCGCCGGGGTCCCGCTCGTGCCCGACCCCCAGCTGTCGTCCGACGAAGACGGCACTGCAGACGCCGAAGAAGCCCAGGGCCCCGTACAGCTCCGGCAGCGGCACCCCGCGGCTGGACTCCACGACGAGCACCACGGCGCCCACCACGAACAGCGCCCGCGGCCCCCACCACATCAGCATGCCGCGCACGTCCCGCCGGCCGGCCGGCCCTGCCGACTCGTCACCGTGCATGTCCCTGCACCCTTCTGCCGGTCGGACGACGACTTGCGGACACCCCCTAGGCATCCCCCGGCAGCAGGTGCTGCGGGAGTTCGCGGAAGCTCCACCGGCCCTGCCGGCGGGTGAGCACCCACACCAGGTCGTAGCGGTCGGGCCAGACGGCGGGGATACCGAGGACCTGGTGGGCGCCGAGGGCGTGGATCAGGCGCGGGATGCCGGTGTGCTCCCAGCAGACGAGTACGGGCATGCGCGCGGCCAGTGCGGCGCGGGCCAGGGCCGGTTCGGCGCCGACGGCGAACTCCCCACGCAGCGGGGTACGCAGGGCCGCGGTCAGCGGCTCGACCGTCTGGCGGCAGCGGGCGGGGGCTCCTGCCGGGCCGCCGGCCGCGAAGACGACCGTGGGGCGGGGCAGATCGGAACCGCCGGCGGGCGGGAAGAGGCGGTGCAGTTCCTCAGCGCGGCGCCGGCCGCGCCCGGCGAGGGATCCGGGGTTCTCGTTGCCGTCCTCGTCCTCGCCCAGGTCCCCGGCGTACGGCTTCTCCGCATGCCGGATCAGCATGACCAGGGCGTCCTTCGGCGCGGGTTTCGGGCCGTGGCCCGAGGTGCCGGACAGGTCCTCCCCGGAGCAGCCGGCCATCGCGAGCGGGGCGAGGGCGGCGGCCGCCAGGAGGGTGCGGCGGCGCGGTCCGGACCCGGCGGGGGCTTGTGGCATGGGGCCCACTGTCCCCCACGTGCCGGACGCCGGCGGGGCGCGGCGCGTCGTACGGCCGCCACGAGCGCCCGGTCGGCCGATCGGATCCGCCGATCGGGGTCCGCCGGTCGGGGTCAGCCGGTCGGGGTCAGCCGGTCGGGGTCAGCCGGTCGGCGAGCCGACCCGGTGAGCCGACCCGGTCAGCCGACCCGGTGAGCCGACCCGGTCAGCCGGTCAGCCCGTCGGCCGGGACTTCTCGTACGGGGAGGGCACCGGGAAGTACGCCTCGAGGAACGCGGTGACCGCTCGCTGCTGCTCCAGGGGCGACAGGCCGGGTCCGGCGTCGTCGTCGGCGAGGCAGAACGCGTCGGCCGAGCGGTCGGCGGCGAGGCCCGGCAGCCGGTCGATCTCGTCGGCCCGGCCGGTGCTGACGTACGCGTGGTGCAGTTCGCCCTCGACGGCGCGGGCGTCGGCGAGGGCGAGGTGGGAGGCGAGGGTGACGGGTGCGAGGTCGTCGGCGCTGCGGAAGACCGAGCGGCTGGTGGTGGTGAGCCGGCCGGGCAGCCGTTCCTCGACGTGGGCGAAGAGGGAGCGGCTGAGCGGGTAGGGGGTGTGGGCCAGGATGTGCGGGTAGGTGCGGCCGACGGCCTGTTCCACCGCGTGCCGGGTGGCCTTCTGGGAGGCGGTGAAGACGTCGTCGTCATCGCTCGGGGCGTCGGGGGCCACGGCCCGCCGGTCGTGGAAGACCTTGGGCAGTCCGGAGGAGAGGAAGTAGTTCTGCGGGCGCTGCGGGCGGCCGAGGAAGATGTCGTCGTTGAAGTAGAGGAAGTGCTCGGCGAGGCCGGGGATGCGGTGGAGCTGGCTCTCGATGGCGTGGGAGTTGAACACCGGGAGGCCGGCGGGGTCCGCGAACAGCTCGCGGTGGTCGACGACGGTCAGCCGGGGGTGGCCGGTGGCGAGCCAGGGCGGGGTCTGGTCGTCGGTGACGACGAAGACGCGGCGGATCCAGGGCGCGTGGGCGGCGATGGAGCGCAGGCAGTAGCGGAGTTCCCCGCGGTCGCGGTAGCGGTTCTCGGCGTGGTCGACGAGGGCGTGGCGGCCGGTGCCGGCCTCGGCCGCGGCGGCGTGGTCCCGGCGTCGGCGCCAGGCGGGGTCGGCGGCGTCGACCCAGGTGATCACGGCGTCGACGGGGAAGTCGATGTCGTCGGGGAAGCGGCCCGCGAAGGCGTCGACGACGGGGTGGTCGCGTTCGCCGATGCGGGTGCTGGAGGTCGCTTCGAGGGTGGGCACCCACCAGCCGTACGGGGTCTCGCGCAGGCCGGCGATCGCGCCGACGCCGGAATCGGCGGCTTCCCAGAACTCCAGGTCGCAGCCCGTGTCGGGGCCGTAGGCCAGGGTCCGGCCGGAGGTGACGACCGGCTGGAAGAGGCGGACGCCCTTGATCTTCGGGTGCGGTGGGTCGGCGGGCCCGGACTCTCGGGCCGCGACCGCTTCGGGGAGTGCCTCGGCGAGGATCTCCCCCGCTTCCCCGCCGTCCCCGAGGAGCCGGGCGTACACGGGGAGCCCTGCGAAGGCTCCGGCGCATGCCTTCAGGGCGGCGGCGCGGTCGTCCGGGGCGATGGCCACCCGGTGCCGGAGCCCGCCGTCGGGGACCAGTCCGTACGGGACGGCGGCCGCTTCGAGTGCCTCGGCGACCGCGTTCAGGCTGGCGTCCCGGGCGCCGGCCGGCAGCAGGTCGTCGCGGACCCGGGCGAGCCGGCCGCGGTGCCGGACCAGGCCCGGCAGCTTCTCCAGCAGCTCGTCCTCACGGGTGCGGCCGCGCGGGGGCAGCGCCTGGCTCCCGCTCCCCGTGCGCTCCCGCTGGGAGGCGTCCGGCTGTTTCGGTACGCCGCCGGGCCGGCGCAGCGTCCGTACGATCCGGCGCAGGCCGACGGGGAGGGGAAGACGGGAAAGGCCCTGCATATACGACCTCGCGGGACGGCGCCGGTGTGCGGCACCCGAGGATGCGGGCGGCACCCGGCGTGAGGGGGTGCGGTGCCGTCCGGCAGGCAGGGGCGGATGCCTCGTTCACCTCCACCTTTCCCGTCGTTCATTTTTCACGCAAGTGTCTGGAGTCCCTTTGTCCGCATCTCACAGGCACTTCTCAGGCTCCGGTCCTGCGGCCTCACGCTCCGTGTTTGCGGACCGCCCTCAGCCACTCGCGGTTCATGGCGGCGATGGACGGCAGCGGGA
The Streptomyces sp. NBC_01296 DNA segment above includes these coding regions:
- a CDS encoding RNA polymerase sigma-70 factor, coding for MSDRATDLATEAFVAHRNLLFTVAYEMLGSAADAEDVLQETWLRWVEVDVEQVRDQRAYLVRITTRQALNRLRTMSRRKEAYVGPWLPEPLLTAPDVAEDAELAESVSMAMMLVLETLSPTERAVFVLREAFDVSYEEIAAAVDKSPAAVRQIAHRARRHVDARRPREVVSPSQTRAVLESFRRALSTGDVQGLLAVLAPGAVLVSDGGGIKQAAPRPIVSADKVARFIIGGAGKKGAALTSDPTVVNGNPALVLRLDGEIDGVLAIRVEDGRITGLYYVRNPEKLSRVESETALTLR
- a CDS encoding XRE family transcriptional regulator yields the protein MDHEVQQETGAVTVMGEETPTGRRDTMGDRLGFLIETIHPAGRGPYTYQEIADGTRQLPGPSVSHGTVQTIRLNNNPNPGIDSIRAIANFFGVTVGYLADGENADAIEQRIEERISRLREEMDKAAAADEFAQVLEDEQVKAAAFRLSGLSAGSMRSVTGLIKQLRKAEGLPDVKPRRRRPKES
- a CDS encoding MAB_1171c family putative transporter; translation: MKHLEIAVLIMLWAVTIWRVPSAVRTVKQRALWRAFAALTLSMTLRLPGLMHALDDRAGVNNLSTLVKHWLGVIAAGAVVDFVVAIARPETGAGGRLRARHYVALTAMAAMAVLFAFFVPRHHEMTEFFEESAGNGWATVYYLVFVTYLGIAMATATWLFWGSARHASARWLRTGVRLMGIGTAVGVLYTLVRSGYMTSRLVGLTDSTGDIAVDNATDALKYVAIGFILVGSSIPAFGVAWRTVQDGRHHRRLRPLWQDLTAVTPDIVLKTGLLRSPRLRLYRRVIEIRDAALALDAYADDGVRERAHSAARQAGFDPATSPAAEALWMRAAREGKARGALPAASTQEPGTVGIDDLDFATEVSRLVQLARVYHSPVADDFLTATSAEATA
- a CDS encoding phosphatase domain-containing protein, with the protein product MSDSNHRRPLAVFDIDNTLADTDHRQHFLERRPRDWDGFFGAAPADPPLARGVALAVEQAADCEVVYLTGRPERCRADTEEWLTRHGLPQGRVWMRGNQDRRPARTTKLEVLRRIARGRELRMLVDDDELVCQAARAEGFKVVLADWAADAPELKTAQEGEGRT
- a CDS encoding LLM class flavin-dependent oxidoreductase yields the protein MIRKLSILDRSRTREGHPPPQALRDTVELARAAERLGYHRFWVSEHHSVPGVAGSAPTVLAAAVAGATQRIRVGTGGVMLPNHQPLVVAEQFGVLESLFPGRIDMGLGRSVGFTGGIRRALGRDTGDADRFEEQLAELLGWLDGSQRAHPEVHAHPAQGLRIPAYVLATGEGAGIAARAGLPVVVGDLRARGRAAEIIGRYREEFRPSAGGSQPYVVVSGTVAVAPTAQEARRILIPEAWSLAYSRTRGSFPPLRPAQEVEALAMTPKERELYEGGLAGHIHGTEEQVAAELAEVAELTGADELLVTTSTYDRAALLDSFERLARVAGL